TTCAAATGGATAGTAAACAATATACTTGCCGTGTTACATGGTCAGCAGAATATAATGAGTATGTTGGGTTGTTCGAACCACAAGCACTAGCCATTTGTTGTAATTCAGCTTTAAGCGCCCTTAATTCTTTCATGCGTTTATTCACTAGTGCAAGTTGCTGATCAATTAATGCATTAACGCTAGAGCAGCTTTCTTCTGGCTTATTTTTTAATTCGATAAGACGTTTAATATCATTGAGTGATATATCTAGGCTGCGACAATGCTTTACGAATTCCAATTGTTTAAGTGCTTTGCTATCATACAGCCTGAAATTACCTTCTGAACGATTTGGATTTAACAGAAATCCTTCTCTTTCATAATATCTAATCGTTTGTATTGAACAGCCCGATTTTTTTGACAATTCGCCTATTTTCATCAATTTCCCCCAGACATTTGACTCTATAGTTACTATAGAGTCTATAGTATAAGTATGCAACGAAAAGGATATATAAAAAATGACTGAGAAATATTTAAACAATACGAATATCGTTAATTTTGAACACAAAGATATCCAATCCTTGATCGATCAACGTAGGTGGAAAAACTTGGATAACTTCAACAAAATTGGTGCCGCTTATCAGTTTGTAAAAGATGAGATTTTCTTTGGTTATAATGAAAGCGATGATATTGCAGCAAGCGATGTGCTAGCAGATGGTTATGGACAATGTAATACTAAGGGTAATCTGTTAATGGCACTATTGCGTGGACTAGGCATTCAATGCCGATTTCATGGGTTTACCATAGACCAGCAACTACAAAAAGGTGCTATCCCAAGCTATGTATTTTGGTTAGCACCTAAATACATCATTCATAGTTGGGTAGAAGTTTACTTTGAAGGGCGTTGGATAAACTTAGAGGGCTTTATATTGGATGAGCAATACTTAAGCTCTCTACAGGAGAAATTTGACCAAGTAAAAGATGATTTTTGTGGTTATGGTGTTGCAACAAAGTGCTTTTCATCACCAGATACAGATTGGCGTGGAGAAAATACCTATATTCAAAAAGAAGGTATTCATGATGACTTTGGGCTTTATGATTCCCCTGATGAGTTCTATCTCGAAAAAGGGACTAACTTGTCGGGGTTCAAACGCTGGATATATCAACGCTTGATACGTCACTTGATTAATATGAATGTATCAAAACTAAGAAATAGAAAAGTACTAGAGGTACAAAATGCACAACCATAATCATAGTCATCAACATGGTAAAGATGACCGTATTGGTTGGGCATTTTTCCTTAATGTGACATTCACTATTATCGAATTTATAGGTGGTTGGCTCACTAACAGTACGGCGATAATGGCAGATGCAGTTCACGATCTTGGTGATAGTCTTTCAATAGGTTTTGCGTGGATTTTAAGTCGTTTTTCAGATAAAGAAGCATCAGATAAGTTTAGTTATGGTTATCGTAGACTTACTCTCTTTGGCGCATTGATAAACAGTATTGTTTTAATCATTGGCTCAATTTGGATTTTATTTGAAGCAATTCCAAAGCTGTCCAATCCTGAAATGCCTGTAGTCGAGGGGATGTTAGGGCTAGCGATACTCGGCGTTGCCGTTAACGGATATGCTGTATTAAAATTAAAAGCGGGTGAAACATTAAATGAGAAAGTGCTGACATGGCACCTTCTTGAAGATGTACTTGGATGGGTTGCCGTTCTTATAGTCTCTATCGTACTGTTGTTCGCTGAACTGCCGATATTAGATCCCCTTTTATCAATAGGGTTCACGCTGTTCATCTTGTTTAATGTTTTCAAAAACCTGAAATCAACACTCGTTTTATTTCTTCAAGCTGCACCCGATAAAGAGACTCAAAAGCGTATTAAACTATCACTAATGGAATTTCCTGAAGTTAATGGTATCCACCACATGCACTTTTGGTCACTAGATGGTGAAAGTCACGTTTTAACAGCGCACCTTGAGCTGAGTGACAACTTTGACGTTAAAGAATTAATTAGGCTTAAACAAGAAGTTGCAGCTAAATTATCTTCCTATCATTTATCGCATACAACGATAGAGTTTGAGTTTTTAAATGAAAATTGTCGGGATGAAGCGCAGTAAGCTTTATCAATAAAATGTTGGGCATACAATATTAAAAGCAGCTTAATTAGGCATAACCTAGTAATTAAGCTGCTTTTTTTGATTTTAAATTTCGTCGGATTGCTGTTTGCTACTCTCAGAGCCATGCGCCCATTGATATAAAATAGGCAATACAAACAAAGTTAAAATTGTAGAAGATACAATACCGCCGATAACAACTGTTGCTAGTGGTCGTTGTACTTCTGCACCAATTCCAGTGTTTAACGCCA
The Acinetobacter piscicola genome window above contains:
- a CDS encoding Cd(II)/Pb(II)-responsive transcriptional regulator — its product is MKIGELSKKSGCSIQTIRYYEREGFLLNPNRSEGNFRLYDSKALKQLEFVKHCRSLDISLNDIKRLIELKNKPEESCSSVNALIDQQLALVNKRMKELRALKAELQQMASACGSNNPTYSLYSADHVTRQVYCLLSI
- a CDS encoding transglutaminase-like domain-containing protein yields the protein MTEKYLNNTNIVNFEHKDIQSLIDQRRWKNLDNFNKIGAAYQFVKDEIFFGYNESDDIAASDVLADGYGQCNTKGNLLMALLRGLGIQCRFHGFTIDQQLQKGAIPSYVFWLAPKYIIHSWVEVYFEGRWINLEGFILDEQYLSSLQEKFDQVKDDFCGYGVATKCFSSPDTDWRGENTYIQKEGIHDDFGLYDSPDEFYLEKGTNLSGFKRWIYQRLIRHLINMNVSKLRNRKVLEVQNAQP
- a CDS encoding cation diffusion facilitator family transporter — its product is MHNHNHSHQHGKDDRIGWAFFLNVTFTIIEFIGGWLTNSTAIMADAVHDLGDSLSIGFAWILSRFSDKEASDKFSYGYRRLTLFGALINSIVLIIGSIWILFEAIPKLSNPEMPVVEGMLGLAILGVAVNGYAVLKLKAGETLNEKVLTWHLLEDVLGWVAVLIVSIVLLFAELPILDPLLSIGFTLFILFNVFKNLKSTLVLFLQAAPDKETQKRIKLSLMEFPEVNGIHHMHFWSLDGESHVLTAHLELSDNFDVKELIRLKQEVAAKLSSYHLSHTTIEFEFLNENCRDEAQ